In Vicia villosa cultivar HV-30 ecotype Madison, WI linkage group LG7, Vvil1.0, whole genome shotgun sequence, the DNA window TAACTGGTTTagagtctactaacatggcacactgaatgactTCTCCTTTAGAGTCTATCTCAgtatcttgcaacatgtcaaactcTACAAATCTTCTTGGTATTTGTCTAATTTTTTGTGGCCTTTGGCCATCCATTCTAAGAGCTTTCAGCTTCTGACCACTCTGTTTTTCAGCCTTCACTTTGAACTTTTAAAACTCAGCAAACATCTCATGCTTAAAATTGATGAGTTCTACCCAtctcattcttgtgaactcatccacaaaagacacacaATACTtctttcctccaagtgaaggtactTCAAATGATCAACATACATCAGAATGCACTACTCTcaaagcatgctttgctcttggagccaCTTCTGACGCAAATGGAAATCTAGGTttcttgcctttcatgcatatctCATATGACTTATCAGGATTCACAATCTTAGTCATTCCATGTACCAATTTCTTAGAACTCGGATTCCCTAAGATTATGAAGTTCAAATGCCCTTAATCTCTTGTGCAACAACTCAGTGTCATCTTCAACACCTTCTGCACTAAGGTATTTAGTTTTAGTTGTCTCCATATTCACCTGGAATATTTGTTGCTTCCTTGCTCATATTGCATAATCAGCTTCTAATCAGAATCATACAACTTTAAGAGATGATTCTTCATAGTTActaagaaacctttctcaattagCTGACCTACACTCATTAAATTTCTCTTCATAttaggaacataccaaacatccttgatcagaatAATTTTTCCATTCTTCACTCTGACATTGAAATTTCCAATTCCTTCAACATTAAGGTACTCATCATcaacacatctgatctttgtcctcttTCTAgagtcaaaatcaatcatccattgtTTGTTTCTAGTTAGGTGATTTGAGTAGTcaatgtccatataccaccagtcTACCAAATATCCATCATCAGATTCATAAGTTATTAATAAcacaggttcatcatcagaatctcctcTGGCTATGTTTGCTTCTTTTAACTTCCTTTCCTTGTTTGACCAATAGTCAGCACCAAAGTGGCCAAACCTATTAAAGTTGTAACACTGAACATTTTTGTGCCAAACTTCTCCTTTGCCTTCTGATGTTTCTTCTCATCAAATTTGGAGGCTTCTGACTTCTGAGGACCACTATGTCTTTTCTTGGCCTTTGACCAAGACTGTTTCTGATTCTTCTTACTTGAAGACGCTTTTAGAGCCCGCTCTACCTCTCTTTCAGAGTTTCTCTTAGTCACACACAACTCTTGTGTCTCTAGACTCTACTCTACAgatcttcaattctcatggtgCTGAGATTGTTAGAATGTTCAATTGctacaacaatgtaatcaaattgaggagtaagtgatcgTAGTACCTTCTCAACAATAACTTATTTAAAGAGCGTTTCTCCACAAGCTTTCATCTCATTGGTGACCACAATCACTCTGGAGATGTAATCTGGTATCTTcccattgttcttcatgttgagattctcatgcAGCTTACGTAGACTCTGAAGCTTCACATTCTTCACTAATGAGTCACCACTGTAGCACCGTACCATGTGTCCCACGCTAGCCTTCACCGTCGTTGAATCAACAAGCTTCTTAAACACATTCGTATCCACACATTGATGGATATACAACAACGTCTTTTGATCCTCTTCCTCATTTCTCTTTGCGCGTTTCTTTGCGCTTCAATGGCATCTTTTGTAACCAGCGTGCAACAATCATTGACGAGATTAAGAAAATCTTAAGCGCCAACTAACACATGCATCTGAATCATCCACCGGTTCTAGTTATTTCCATCAAATATTGGAAGCTTTGTATTCAAGCTACTGTTTTCGCCGTTCATCTTCGTTTTTGTGCAAATTCACTCAGATCTCATCAACACTCGTGTTTCCCAATCCCTCATAATCAAGATATGTTATTCTGTTCCAATTCTGATCTTCAATTGACTGTGAATTGAATGAGCATAAATTAATCACACACGCCTCACGTACACTCGTGTTTCCCTATGAATCTAACTGGAGCTCTAGATatcaattgttggtgcacaaggtTGAAGATCAAGatggaagaagagaaagaaaattgatttgtaaCTAACTTTCAAAGAAGAGGAAATTCAGTTACACTTTCTGTATTACACTTCTCTAACTGAACATACTCAATTTTTATATCATAATTGAAATTCAAAAATGCATCTCAAATTAAATCTAAACGCAAACTTAACTGAAATGCTAACTAAACTGTGTTGAATTCAGATTACAGTTCAATAATTTTTTGCATTAGATATGGTGCACCCAAATGTTTTTGCTATTGTGTCTACAGATGTCAAACGTGTTGTCGTGATAGAGGTAGATGTTGCCAAACAATTTACAAATTGACAAGAGTTTGAGTTTCTTGATCATACGCTTCAATGGATTCACACAAAGGCATCTAAATTAGGGGTTGGTGTTGTAATTGGAAGGTGAGATAATTGTTCAGATAGAATAACTCCTCCCCGAAAATTCAAACGAGATGACACCGGTTTGAGAAAATGCGAGGGTCCCTTTAAGTTGTGTGGTTATCTATTGTCAAATAACAAATGGAAGCTCGAGTACCGTTCACCATCGATTTTAATGAAGAGAAGATTGAGTTCGGAAACTTCGAGCTGAAAATTGCTACAGATGTTAGAGCTACGTGGAATATATTTCTCCGTTACGAAAAAAATGTCCTATCGAGTTGGACGCAAAAATAGCAAGATCAGTCGAAGATATTCTTAGGATGTTGGAACGCTAAAAAGTTTCATCTATGTAATGTCTGACTAGCTGTGTAATATTTCATCTTTTAtgttatcaattttaattttaacttcaaTTAGCATATATATTCCTGGATCTGTGTTTCTGTGCCGTTCGAAAATGTACCTACATATGGCTTACaaaaaatgcatctccaaaataaaatcaatcaattattTGGGGCGTTTGTCAAATACAAATGTGTTTTCTTATTCTACCATTAAGAAAAAacacatttaaattaaaaaataatatataaattgttttatttaaattcaGCTAATATATAAGTGTACTCAAGAGATTATTTAAGAGAGCTTATGACATACTTGCatgaaaacaattttattttatttattattgtaaaagtaattaatgatttattttatttttctacaatatatatatatatatatatatatatatatatatatatatatatatatatatatatatatatatatatatatatatatattaaatactcTATAAAAACATGAATTAATTATCTCTTTTAAaggataaatttataaaaatcatatcaattattaataaatttaatacaaCAATCTAATTTGAAACAATCCACATTAGTTTTCCCAATATTTCTTCAAATATGACctagtaatataaataataattaaacataATCTCCTTTCCGGTAATATCAAGTAAAAATCCATCAATTTCATGAATTTGAATCCTTGacatttataaaataaatcaattaactGTAAAGTGGAGAGATGCAATATGGAAACAAACATATATCCTTGTTTACCTCTCAGCTCCAGTATTTTCAACATGCTGCCCGTTTTCAGTATAATGTCACGGCTACCCTACCGAATTCATTAACTGCGAAACGATACAAAGAATCGGGTTTAACTTCCAACTGCCACTTGGAATTGCTTAGGTACACGGAGCATCGGAGCTTGAATGGTGCCGGGATTGCCTAGCTGACCACACGCAGCCATCTGATCATCGCCTCTACTGGGTCTTAAAAGGACTACGCATCCTGCCTCAGCTAGCATATTTCTGAACTCAATCATTCTTTCGTCTTTAGTTGGTTTGAAGAAGGATCCACTATGCGGATTGAATGAGATGAGATTGATCTTGCAAGGGATGCCCTTTACCAGCTCGATAAGCCTCTTTGCATCTTCATTGCTGCATTATAAAAATTAAAGCCGAAAAAACtgtaaaatcatttatttaacaCAATCAATAAAGTGAAAGAAGTTTTCCTAACCTGTCATTAATTCCTTCAAGCATCACATACTCAAATAGAACCTTATATTTGTGTTTGACGGAAAGCTCCTCCCGAAGCGTCTCAAGAAGCAATTCCAGTTTATACTTTCGATTTATAGGCATGATCCAGTTTCTTATCTGAAATAATAGATTTTAGTGTGGCCAATCCTTTTGTTTATTACTAATCTTGGCAATAAAAGAATAACTTTTACCTCATCAGTAGTTGCATTCAAACTAACAGCTATCGCGCAGTTGGACTCGTGAAGGAAACGTCTGAGCTGCGGAACAAGCCCACTGGTTGAAACAGTGACCTTGCGGGGGCTGAAATGAAGCCCTTGATCATCCACCATAATATCTGCAGCTTTAATAACATTATCAATGTTATGAAGAGGTTCCCCCATGCCCATAAACACAACATTGGAAATGGAACCAACTTCACTTGTGAATAGCCGTCTCGCAAAAACAGCCTGCTCAACTATTTCTGCGGCAGTAAGATGTCTCTTAAGACCCATTCTGCAAAAAATTACATTGTATGAAAAACTTGCAGCAAAAGTAAAGAAGGTGGAGTGGCCACTGAATTAATCATTACAGACAGAAACAAGACTTGCCTTCCGGTATAGCAAAATTGACAATTCATGGCACATCCAACTTGACTGGAAACACACACGGTAGTCCTGCCGGTATCACAAGGGATGACAACTGTTTCTATGACCAGCCCATCGTCCAATGTGAATAAAATCTGCAAAATCCTGTGAGTTTAAACAGTCAACAAGAAGATTTTCCAGAAACGCGACTAAATACAAGCAAGCAATGCAAGAAGCTAAAAGCCTAAGCGTATGTTTGGTTCTGCAGTGAGGAAAATTGATTTGGTTGAATTGAAAAGTGAGTTGAAGGTaaaatgatttatgtttggataaattTCTACAAAAGTGAGTTGGACAGTTCAGTGTGAAAATCACATTTAGACTCGAAAGCTCCAAATCCTAACTTCAAATAGAATCAATTCTAAAAAGCATAATCAATTCTACTTGAGAGCAACCAAACAcatcagaatcaattctacacatccaaaatcaattctgaatgctctaagcaTAACCAAACATCCACTAAATATCATCAAGTAATCGCGAAGGTTGCATGCATTTTTAAGGTGGACTAAAAGattcaaaatatataataagAACTGAAAAAACAATAGAGAAGAATAATTTCAACCTTCCTAGTTCCATCAGAGGCAGTGTGAATTTCTTTCACAGCAAGTGCCTTGAAATCTGCATTTTCACTCAACATCTTCTTGAAATCTTTGTTCAAACCTTAACCACaagaaagaattaataaataaaagtacAGGACTTATTAGTCGATTCAAATTACACAGTTTAGAGTTCATAACCAATTGCTCAATATACTCAGGAGAAGGATATGAAGAACTAGTTCGTTAACATTACTGGTCGATTAAACACTGCTAGATACCGATATTACAAAATCAATAGTTTCTGCCTAGTCTCGAATacatgaaggagaagaagaaatcacCTTCCAACTCATCAGTATGATGCGCCCAAATATTGTTTCCATACATACGCTTCCATAACATCATAGCCTGCCCTGGTCTGTATCCATGTGATTGAACCCATTTCTGTATCCATTGGCCACAAAAATAGGAGTGAGCAAGTGGAAATCAAAAacacaattttatattttattttgatcatgACATATTCAACATGAAACCGAAGGAAGAAACAAAGTATTCAACATAAAATCCTAGAAATGAAATTAAATATGTACAAATCTTCATGACTAACTTATAACATGTAAGAGTATACAACAAATTGTTGGTTTTCCATGATATTAATCATGGAGAACACAACTGCAAAGACTAACTCATTCGAAGATCTAATCTAGAATACATTTCAGGTCTTCCTCCCCAAATGGTGAATTTCTATAAACATGAATTAGGTATCAAACCCTAGACTAGTGTTTTCGATGGTGGTccatggcggagagccaaaatcccgccatacCGGTTGTTTTATGGCACCATTATAGCGGATTATGGAGGGAAAATTCACAATATCGGTTGATATTTACCATTGCAGTGAGCCCAAAAACCGCCATGTATATCCGTCATAGTGGCCATGACACCACAATTTGATAACACTGCCCTAGACCATATTTTAAGGTACCGAGCTGCATGCCGCTCAGAACacacaataaataaatatgcatTAAAGTAAGCACAACTTTTTATTGATAATGCTAGCCATGTCCTTAAAATATAACCATTTGGAAAATACTCTATCTAAATTGAAGTTCATTTCAAGTTGTTGGAGACATCTGCATGCACAACAATAACAACTTTTGACATAATGCTATATCTAGTATTATGCTTCTATccttcttaataacttctcttgtAGTTTTTCTAGATATTCCTCTACCTCTAGTTGTTTAACCTTATCAAATAATCTACATGCCTTCTCTCAATATTCCCAAACCtcctaagtctattttccaccatcttttctaCTATAAGAGCTACCCTAACACTctctctaatattgtcatttATGATATTATTCTGTTTAGTCTTACGACACATCAAACACAACATCTTCATCTCTGCTACATGTATATACAGAGGAGTAATTTTGGAACATCGATATAAAACTTGAACACATTGAATGCACTGCATACTTTTCTTAATAAAATAAACTAGCATATATATTCAAAGCATAAAGAGTAACATAACCCTAAAAACGAAACATACTTCAAGCTCAGAGTAAGTCATCCCTTTAAGAAGCACTTTATCACCTATCCTTGAAACCGCACCACCGTTCCCATCtcctgcatcaaacaaaaactGATGAAtcacaattatataaaaaaaaaaaaaaaactgtagaAAAAGATGGATTGAGTAGTGACCAGAATCAGAGAAGTTGAAGGTGTGGTCAGCGGAGAGTGAAGGAAGGGAAGAAGCGGAAAGGAAGCGGCGAGAGGGAGTGGTGAGAGAAATGAGATACGGCGAGGTTTTGGTGAGAGAAAAGGGGATAATGGATTTGAGAATGGGTGGAGAAGATAGATGAAATATGGAGTTTGTTACTGCACCCATCGCCACCATGCTCATCCAGTTCTTCATGCTGAGTTCATTGCCTCACACACAAAGCAAATTATTCAGTTCCTTACCACAATTTagtttttgtgaaatgatatttatttttttctttttttgtgtttttagcaAAATTACGTtataataatttgattttttttatttttaattacccatttaaattattaattcttaATAGTTTTTTGTACTAGATTTTGTTTGGAGAAATCTTCTAACTTATATATAATCTTCACAAGTGTTATTTAAGTTATATTTTGTGTTTGTCAAACTATAAATTTTGTTTTACAACTAAAGATGAGAGATATTATTAAATATGAACAAATAATTGTATTTTGGTATCTTAGATTCGAATCAGAAGATTTCTCAATGAACTTCATGGCCTTCTCACGCACCGAATTGTCTATTTTGCCCtcgtacttccgtagatgcatctccggaagcaTCCTTATTTTTAAACattgttttgttccgtagatgcaccaaCGGAAGTCCTCCGCATGTGCATATACGAAAAGATTTTGGTGTTATATCTCGCGCCagacctttcctctccctcattcTTAACATTTTCAAACTCAACTCTCTCAACCCTCATACTCTCTCAACCCCAAACTCTCTTTCCCCTACCTCAAAATCAATATCAAGTTCGACTACGTTATCAACATCAACTATCTATCATGTTCAAAGTGATATTTTAATAGGtaagtttttggaatttttagttattttagTGTAGTTTTGAAACTGAATTAGAATGTGttatttaggtgtagaaatgaatTGATAGGTTTAGGAATagtgtttagagacaatgtaggggtTGTTTGAGGTTTTAAAAAGACGATCAAGCCACAAAATTGAATTTGTAGTGGTTGGAACTATACTCAGACGCCATTGTTGCGTTTCTGAGTTTCAGTtgcttccgtagatccatctacagaAGAGATGGACGTTGGGGCTTTTCGTAggtccatctacggaagcacccatTGTTTTGTAACTAACATGATTCCGTAggtccatctacggaagcacccaaTGTTTATGAAACTACCATACTTCCGTAGGTCCATCTACGGaaagagtatttttttttttttttaatttcttgtttATTTGTATTTCATTGTTCATGTACGGTTACCTAGGCAGACATAATGACTCACGGGCCAGATAGAGATATACATGGGAGGATTGCGCACGGGCGCGTGTTGTAACACTCCTTTCTAATACcccaaatatttaacatataatcagaataaataagtatgcatataaacaaagggcgtcacatcgacgtttccaaaaactaaaagctttcaaaaaccaacaatcattcatcatcaaatatatAATTACACCTGGTCATCAAGGTAACACCTTTCATTTGTCATAGTTCatcaagaatatgcattcacagcagaaataataaatactcatgtatttcataaatgaTCATGTCCCATACCAGTGGCGGAGCCATAAATTTTAGGGAGCCTAGGCAAAAATTGTACAccctgtttttattaattttacaccTTGTGTTCTACTAATTTTGCCTTTGATTTCGTCTAAAAATTTTGCCCTtgattttttccaaaaattttgcattctgtttttattaattttgcccttaattttgtctaaaaattattaatttttcccctgatgttgtctaaaaatcgactattagtgtagggagtatacaacgaaaggagGGATTGAGCCCGGGCGTGTGTCCGGGCTCGCTGGGCTAGAGCTCCGcccatgtcccataccataatcatatctcaataataatCCATAAGATAATATAACGTCATATCCAAGATATTCGGCAATatggcctctcaacaacaaataacaaaacatacatgttcacaagataatatcataatacatatccaaaacaaaacatgagttcaatactactaattccaacccagtgttacatgaccagagcattgactcattACTTAAACTCTCAACAAAACTCGGACGCTCTCCGGCTAACCTCGCATGAGCTACTAAGCGTCTGAATCTGCATGTTACCaccaaagggtaacattcaaacagaagggtgagaattcaaatcattatgaaaaaagtataataaagtacaatgatttaattaataatcataggaattcatcacacctcgcataatcatgtaaataatattattcaatatatttcacatgttcAAGTACGCAACAAAGTTCAATAGTATAATATTCAAAAGGATCCAATACTATTATTTCAAATATGTACACaaaccatcattatcacatattcacatttatcactaaattatgtatccaaacatcaccaaattcaattatcacatctcgtACACatataacaatcacataattgcatatattcaaacatcacataacaccaatgtgactcaatacaagacatgtgactctatgcatgtggtaccaaatgtgaacccaatgtttcaccactttccgattcaatatctagactccaagccacgcttccgatctggacaagaccaaagcccgcCAAAGGTAAACATATAGCTTACCGCTTCTATATCCATCTCAAGAATCAAGCCATCGCTTCTATTTCAAATCAAACCACCTCTATCTCAAGTCAAACTATGCTATGAGTGTATGTACAATTATCaccaacacatatgcaattaagatcatctctaccatcttaacattccgcatatcacaataattcaactctatgaattatccaccaattgtacatatACACATTCATAACGAATATATTATTCACATATATAGGTCAATTATCAAATACGAACACAaattccaattaacactagtaatcatactatctcatgttaattcacattTGCCAATATATATGAATACACACTTTCACAATCAATCAACTAATCACTAGGATTCATACCATATGGCTACCCACAGAGAACAGTCTCAAAAAAACATCATTAACATAGCAATATATTATCACATATCAAATATTATCATCAAAATCTAATAATCACGAATCATAGAAATTTAGGGGTTTCACCCTAAACATGTTAAAAACTagaatttgaagaacaaaatccctaaatcatgttaatctacctaTTGACcaaatcatactaacccataataataaggattctcccccttaccttggtaaatttggactctttcaccatagctctaagtttttctccaaaagaaatcctttctaacatcatttggagacacacctaaaaaccagttcgaaaatcggcttatcagacgaacttaaaaccctcaaaatgaaaattgctccggtcagaacttacatTTACGAGTCAGGAACTCTGTGTCTAAGTACCGCAatgatccaacggttgaattgaGAGATGCGCCttttgccaaggtgactctatgctgaaacttgctgcaaaaattgaggtttcctccataatttttcttcttctctcaagtgctcatCCCTTCTTACTCTTATCTCTTCTTTCtcccccaaaatgagttatgagactccaactctaaaaccctaactttctacTCTTATTATCTCTCTTATGTCAATTGGgtttaacccaccaatccatccattatgtttctatcacttaggcacatttagttatatctctctaataactcaattaagtcaaacaacacaaatactcacataattaaatacttaaataattattatatcacataataattaataaataagtaattattaaaacaccaaacaatataattagtaatataattaataaaaatcgggatgttacaactctccccacttagaatattttcgtcctcgaaaatacaatcgacacaaccatctcaacgcCAAATCCACACTACTCTCTCTAGATTCGTATCCACACAAAGGCGTCCCACACCTTCGGTCAAACAAAGCTTCCAAATGAGCAATACCAATACGAGAATGAAAACTGTTATTATACGCGAActcaatcaacggtaaataactaTTCCAAGCACCTCCTTGCTTCAAAacacaagctctcaaaagatcctcaagcGACTCAATcgtcctctccgtttgaccatcagtttgcggatgataagcagaactcaaaaACAACTTGATAATCAAATCACtttgcaaacctttccaaaatcTCAATATAAACCTCAGATCTATATCAGAAACAGTACTCGacagaataccatgcaaacaaacaatcttcttaatatacaactttgcaagtctctccattgggtaatccattcttatcggaataaagtgagcagatttcgtcaatatatccaccaTGActcaaatcgcctcacaattacgcGATGTCCTcagcaaacccgaaacaaaatccattgaaatgctattccacttacGCGATGCAGGATCTGTTGTGCCACCTCCGTATGGACACGAGGATGAGCCGGTGCCAGAGCCTATTTGGTACCCTGGGGGTCCTATAGACGCATCCCTTTTGACAGGGTATAACGATCATGCAGCTAGGCGTATATAGAATGGAGAggtaaattttatttgttaattactaTTTATTTTCGTCAGTTCTGACCTTGTTTATTACTAACcgtttgaatttttaaaaaatttcagcgTAGGGATCCACAGAGGTTCTACTACCATGGGCGGAAGATTAAAGATCTCGCGCAGCCTGACGAGCCATGATTTCAGGAGGTAATGGCAGCTTCAGGCATGAGGGACCTTTGTACGCTCGGCTACCATACTATATATAATGGTATGCTTGCGGTTTTGCAGAGAGATGGCATCCTGAGACATCCTCATTTTATCTACCCCGGTGAGATTACCATCACCCTAGATGATGTGGCACGCCTACTTCATCTACCTATCAGGGGTACCCTCTTTCATCACGGTAGGATGACGAAGGCGGAAGCTCAGGAGATGCTGATTACTGAGCTGGGGGCTGATACCGATGACGCCCTTGAGGAGGTGGAGTGGACACGAGGGGCCCACGTCCTATTTAGCTTCCTGCAGAGACAGTATGATGCGGAGCTCACTGCGGCACACCAGGCTGAGGGAGACGAGTTGGAGCAGGCTACACACATAGAGCGGGCGCTGAGATGCTACTTCCTATATTTTATAGGCACTCAactctttgtggacacgagctcgacGTACACATACGTCGTTTACCTGACGTACTTATCGGATACAGCATGTATCCATGAGTACAATTGGGGAGCGGCTGTACTGACGTACAATTACCACAGACTTGAAGAGGAATGCCTCTGAAAAGCAAGGACAGTTGCATACATGTAACTTCTATCAATATTCTTTTATCAACGGTATTTAACTTCTATCAATATTCTTTTATCAACGTTATTAAATAACTATGATCTTTGTTGGAACTTTTTTATTCTATTTCAACCGATTAAAATCTTAGTGATATTATGAGTAGTATGTGAAACAATAGTACATCTCTTTGAAAACAAATGGAAGAAAGAATGGGATAGATCTCTTGGTATTAACAGTTTTTCTTTTTGTCAAGTTCAtagaaaaaatgattttaaatgatTGACTTTCGTTTCTATTCTGTTCTCGTGATTTTTTTTGTTGGATATATACTCCAAACATTTCTCAGATATGTTTTTCATCTATTTCTTTTTTTAGTATACCCTTTTTACTGTTACATcaactttttgtgatttttgtgaTGTGCATGTGAACCGAAGAGAGATACAAACTTTTGTCTCAAACTCTTAATATGCCATTTCTAGTTATTCTTAAATTTAGCAGCCATTACTTAGCgtaataaaaaaaaacagactAATGACATGAATAGAAGGAAGCTGGTCGCAATAAATTTCATTGGcatctttcatttattttaacttcttcaaaataaccgTCACACATAATGATTATTTCTAACTCATGGTTAATACAAACATACACAAAGTAGATTGataattgaaaatacatttttttcaaaagaaaaggCCACTTCTAAAAGTAGAAAAACAACAATTACTTGACATATAGCATAGAATTGAAAACATAACTTCAGAGTGAAGATTGCTATTTGCTACTACTTCAGTCAGCAGTAGTCCAAGTCATATCATTCTCAAAAATCCAATGACAAACTTCAATCCGACCAGGACCAGACCCAAGAGCCATGAACGCACCGTGGCTAGGGCTCCAAGCAGTTGTATCCAAGTGACAAATAGCAACACCATGATTAATCTTAACCTTAGACTCAGGGTCCAAAAGATCCGCCTCATAAACTCGAACCTTCGGAACAGAATGACAGTAGTACAACAAAGAAGGAAACAAACTTTGGTGACACGACACCGATTCAGTTACTTTCCCACCATTTATCCCTTTAACCTTACCCACCATAACATTTTTACCCCAACCATTCACATTCTCCGTGGATCGAACCGTAACATTGCGCCCCAAAACCGAAGTTGCAAAGTCGATCATATCCTCGAGTGAACCCACACAGCGCTTTGTCTCGCCCATACTCGGTGCCCTCTCACACTCATTCATTGCATCAACTATAATCTTCTTCATTGGAGAATTCTCAGACACCTTAAAAACTTGCTTCATCTCATTCAACTTAGAAGATGCAAATGGCAATTTAGTCAAAATGGAACGAGGCAAAAACGACCTTGGTGGTAATTTATCTCTTATATCCGGCATAGGCATAACCGTCCCTTCC includes these proteins:
- the LOC131619000 gene encoding protein MAIN-LIKE 1-like; amino-acid sequence: MAASGMRDLCTLGYHTIYNGMLAVLQRDGILRHPHFIYPGEITITLDDVARLLHLPIRGTLFHHGRMTKAEAQEMLITELGADTDDALEEVEWTRGAHVLFSFLQRQYDAELTAAHQAEGDELEQATHIERALRCYFLYFIGTQLFVDTSSTYTYVVYLTYLSDTACIHEYNWGAAVLTYNYHRLEEECL
- the LOC131617199 gene encoding uncharacterized protein LOC131617199, translating into MKNWMSMVAMGAVTNSIFHLSSPPILKSIIPFSLTKTSPYLISLTTPSRRFLSASSLPSLSADHTFNFSDSGDGNGGAVSRIGDKVLLKGMTYSELEKWVQSHGYRPGQAMMLWKRMYGNNIWAHHTDELEGLNKDFKKMLSENADFKALAVKEIHTASDGTRKILFTLDDGLVIETVVIPCDTGRTTVCVSSQVGCAMNCQFCYTGRMGLKRHLTAAEIVEQAVFARRLFTSEVGSISNVVFMGMGEPLHNIDNVIKAADIMVDDQGLHFSPRKVTVSTSGLVPQLRRFLHESNCAIAVSLNATTDEIRNWIMPINRKYKLELLLETLREELSVKHKYKVLFEYVMLEGINDSNEDAKRLIELVKGIPCKINLISFNPHSGSFFKPTKDERMIEFRNMLAEAGCVVLLRPSRGDDQMAACGQLGNPGTIQAPMLRVPKQFQVAVGS